From Glycine soja cultivar W05 chromosome 4, ASM419377v2, whole genome shotgun sequence, the proteins below share one genomic window:
- the LOC114410605 gene encoding CBL-interacting serine/threonine-protein kinase 6-like codes for MKTGQQVAIKVVGKEKVIKVGMIEQVKREISVMKMVKHQNIVELHEVMASKSKIYIVMELVRGGELFHKVSKGRLKEDVARLYFQQLISAVDFCHSRGVYHRDLKPENLLLDEHGNLKVSDFRLIAFSEHLKEDRLLHTTCGMPAYVSPEVIVKKGYDGAKADIWSCGVILYILLTGFLPFQDDNLVAMIIWWG; via the coding sequence ATGAAAACAGGGCAGCAGGTGGCCATAAAGGTGGTGGGAAAAGAAAAGGTGATAAAGGTCGGAATGATAGAGCAGGTGAAGAGGGAGATCTCGGTGATGAAGATGGTGAAGCACCAAAACATCGTCGAACTCCACGAAGTCATGGCCAGCAAGTCCAAGATCTATATTGTCATGGAACTCGTCCGCGGCGGAGAGCTCTTCCACAAGGTCTCTAAAGGCCGCTTAAAGGAGGACGTGGCAAGACTCTACTTCCAGCAGTTAATCTCCGCCGTCGACTTCTGCCACAGCCGCGGCGTCTACCACCGTGACCTCAAGCCGGAAAACCTCCTCCTGGACGAACACGGCAACCTCAAAGTCTCCGACTTTAGACTCATCGCTTTCTCCGAACACCTCAAGGAGGACAGGCTGTTACACACCACGTGCGGCATGCCTGCGTACGTGTCGCCTGAAGTGATAGTGAAAAAAGGCTATGACGGTGCCAAGGCTGATATATGGTCATGTGGTGTAATCCTCTACATTCTCCTCACAGGCTTTTTACCCTTTCAGGATGATAATTTGGTTGCCATGATAATTTGGTGGGGTTAA